The Dreissena polymorpha isolate Duluth1 chromosome 10, UMN_Dpol_1.0, whole genome shotgun sequence genome includes a region encoding these proteins:
- the LOC127847945 gene encoding uncharacterized protein LOC127847945, protein MLEIQNSFEFENALTENQTHLWVWRSEASGLKTLRVTDQVGLSAIELKLCIEPYNATQNVTILIDDIRYSNDGPSDLIVLRFNGITIGNFTTLEKWRSGHEWNVFRNSGNIGPALNLRKGTYTLVLYPLTDQWGVEFDRIRVNAENQNPDPEKKLFCGASFFVAQ, encoded by the coding sequence ATGCTCGAAATTCAGAATAGTTTCGAGTTCGAAAATGCATTGACCGAGAACCAGACTCATTTATGGGTGTGGCGCTCCGAAGCTTCCGGCTTGAAGACGCTCCGTGTGACGGATCAGGTAGGCCTCTCTGCCATTGAGCTGAAGCTGTGCATCGAGCCATACAATGCCACGCAAAACGTCACCATTCTTATCGACGACATCCGGTACTCCAACGACGGGCCCTCGGACCTCATCGTGCTGCGGTTCAACGGTATCACCATTGGCAACTTCACGACGTTGGAGAAGTGGCGTAGCGGGCACGAGTGGAACGTGTTCCGAAACTCCGGGAATATTGGCCCGGCCCTTAATTTGCGCAAGGGAACATATACTCTCGTGCTGTACCCGCTCACGGATCAATGGGGCGTGGAGTTTGACAGGATACGTGTGAATGCGGAGAACCAGAATCCGGATCCGGAGAAAAAGTTGTTTTGTGGCGCTTCTTTCTTCGTTGCTCAGTAG